The following proteins are co-located in the Nomia melanderi isolate GNS246 chromosome 1, iyNomMela1, whole genome shotgun sequence genome:
- the LOC116426714 gene encoding uncharacterized protein LOC116426714, producing the protein MRLGDSSGSIVSRGAYSQRLNGPTISRWLQMTNSMGGANLYTPPSIFQHTIDQQSLPQQPSPWMQMPQVPPMSIPWSVPSLQQSKLVRFTGGSNLELVLHQKRKLEVSDIVDTRQTKQFITEEKMAAHFRDLHISSTYQQQSPVPSTSTADADLVSHKELNMDLEIGAASIVDPDQAKSGHPKLILSEELKRMQPEPIIPSSLLSKLVRPSMALVLWQPPNKHLRILPSRVTQNPVSSSSDSNNNSNNNNNNSSNNNNNNNNNNNEAIPNLNQTLQSSNIQAFEPMEL; encoded by the exons ATGCGTTTGGGTGATTCCTCGGGAAGCATTGTTTCTCGCGGCGCATATTCACAAAGGTTGAACGGTCCAACGATTTCTCGGTGGCTCCAAATGACA AATTCAATGGGAGGAGCAAATCTTTACACACCTCCTTCTATATTCCAACATACAATTGATCAGCAGAGCTTGCCTCAACAACCTAGTCCATGGATGCAAATGCCACAAGTGCCTCCAATGTCGATACCATGGAGTGTACCATCCCTGCAACAATCGAAGCTAGTCAGATTTACTGGTGGATCAAATTTAGAGTTGGTCCTTCATCAGAAGAGAAAACTTGAAGTTTCTGATATAGTGGATAC GAGACAGACAAAGCAGTtcataacagaagaaaaaatggCAGCACATTTCAGAGATTTGCACATTAGTTCAACTTATCAGCAACAGTCTCCTGTCCCATCTACATCAACAGCTGATGCAGATCTGGTTTCTCATAAAGAATTGAATATGGATCTAGAAATTGGAGCAGCAAGTATAGTAGATCCAGATCAAGCAAAGTCTGGGCATCCCAAATTGATTCTTTCAGAAGAACTCAAGAGAATGCAGCCAGAACCTATTATTCCATCGTCATTATTATCTAAATT gGTGAGGCCCTCCATGGCTTTAGTACTTTGGCAACCACCAAACAAACATCTACGAATTCTACCATCAAGGGTTACACAGAATCCAGTTTCTAGTTCATCTGATAGTAATAACaacagtaataacaataacaacaacagcagcaacaacaataacaacaacaacaataataataatgaagctATTCCTAACTTAAATCAGACATTGCAGTCAAGTAATATACAAGCATTTGAGCCAATGGAATTATGA
- the SppL gene encoding signal peptide peptidase-like protein, whose product MAMYQVDYQWAYTIMDSSRISTFLISILLIVYGSFRSLNLEQEAREREREKERSNLLTGILSNCSTANADGANGRVQTLNTMHALCLPLGASISLLIMFFFFDSMQMLVTICTAIVATVALAFLLLPMCQYIIRPCSDGNKISFGVCGRFTGAELLSFSLSVSIVCIWVLTGHWLLMDAMGMGLCVAFIAFFRLPSLKVSTILLTGLLIYDVFWVFFSSYIFSTNVMVKVATRSADNPVNLVARRLHLGGVAREAPKLPLPGKLVFPSMHQAGHFSMLGLGDVVMPGLLLCFVLRYDAYKKTQLLPGGCETGVPPPRHINRISYFHCSLIGYFLGLLTATVSSEVFKAAQPALLYLVPFTLLPLLTMAYLKGDLRRMWSEPFISQQPSKHMEV is encoded by the exons ATGGCCATGTATCAAGTTGACTACCAGTG ggCTTATACCATAATGGATTCATCTAGAATATCTACTTtcttaatatcaattttattgatAGTCTATGGCAGTTTCCGATCTCTAAATCTGGAACAAGAAGctagagaaagggaaagagaaaaggaacgtAGTAATTTATTGACTGGAATACTGAGCAATTGTAGCACAGCAAATGCAGATGGTGCTAATGGGAGAGTTCAAACATTGAATACAATGCACGCTCTCTGTCTACCTCTTGGTGCTTCCATTTCTCTGCTCatcatgtttttcttttttgataGCATGCAGATGCTTGTAACCATCTGTACAGCta TTGTAGCTACAGTTGCATTGGCATTTCTTTTACTGCCTATGTGTCAGTACATTATTAGACCATGCTCGGATGGTAACAAAATATCGTTTGGTGTCTGTGGAAGGTTTACAGGTGCagaattactttcattttctttgagTGTGAGTATAGTATGCATCTGGGTCTTGACTGGACATTGGCTACTCATGGATGCAATGGGTATGGGACTTTGCGTGGCATTCATTGCATTCTTTCGATTACCTAGTCTAAAGGTATCCACCATACTGCTAACGGGCCTGTTGATTTACGATGTCTTCTGGGTTTTCTTTTCATCCTACATATTCAGCACAAATGTTATGGTTAAG gtAGCAACTAGATCGGCAGATAACCCAGTGAATCTTGTGGCTAGAAGGTTGCATTTGGGTGGTGTAGCAAGAGAAGCACCAAAACTTCCTTTACCTGGAAAATTAGTCTTTCCATCAATGCACCAAGCAGGACATTTTTCTATGCTAGGTCTTGGTGATGTTGTGATGCCAGGTCTTTTGCTTTGTTTCGTTTTACGATACGACGCATACAAGAAAACACAACTGTTACCAGGTGGTTGTGAAACGGGAGTTCCACCTCCGCGTCACATTAATCGCATTAGTTATTTTCACTGTTCCCTGATCGGATATTTTTTGGGTTTACTTACTGCTACTGTAAGCTCTGAGGTGTTTAAAGCTGCGCAGCCTGCCTTATTGTACCTTGTGCCCTTTACCTTATTGCCACTACTTACAATGGCATACCTAAAG GGTGACCTACGTCGAATGTGGAGCGAACCGTTCATATCTCAACAACCTTCTAAGCATATGGAAGTTTGA
- the LOC116426796 gene encoding calcium release-activated calcium channel protein 1 — MYKRYRNDNMSNDNLVEKDTLKQNNTSNQDDRTMNEKHGRRSTICRYRSSEEIIGKADKFTQIDFVQLPQSTQRTRPASSYLSRQFQLGDTNYSYYNSRSTLCASQSELVLSPRNRTNRYVALDMRSMGSLPFSSQHANSHISGSNIPYTCCCTCAGPQVPPTPSSPPVEEHDGPEGLSWRRLHMSRAKLKATATTSELLSGFAMVAMVELQINDPNQVPEWLFVMFAVCTTVLVSVHIFALMISTYLLPNIEAISKLQVSRLVTESPHERMRGFIELAWAFSTVLGLFLFLVEVAILCWVKFWDYSFTAATASTIIVIPVLIVFIAFAVHFYHSLVVYKCESSVTDMNELESIKRNLDNVTMGQSSV, encoded by the exons ATGTATAAGAGATATAGGAACGATAATATGTCGAATGACAATCTTGTTGAAAAGGATACTTTGAAACAGAATAATACTTCCAATCAAGATGACAGGACAATGAACGAGAAACATGGAAGAAGAAGTACTATCTGCAGATACAGAAGTAGCGAGGAAATTATTGGAAAAGCGGATAAATTTACGCAGATCGACTTCGTCCAGTTGCCTCAGAGCACACAGAGGACGAGGCCGGCTTCTTCCTATTTATCTAGGCAATTTCAACTGGGTGACACAAATTATTCCTATTATAATTCCAGAAGTACCTTGTGTGCATCACAAAGTGAATTGGTTCTGTCACCTAGGAACAGAACGAATCGTTATGTAGCTTTAGATATGAGATCGATGGGTAGCCTTCCATTTTCAAGTCAACACGCGAACAGTCATATCTCAGGAAGTAATATACCATACACATGTTGCTGTACATGTGCAGGACCTCAGGTACCACCAACACCATCTTCTCCTCCCGTAGAAGAGCATGATGGTCCTGAAGGCCTCTCATGGAGAAGACTTCATATGAGCAGAGCTAAATTGAAAGCAACTGCAACGACATCAGAATTGTTAAGTGGATTTGCGATG GTGGCTATGGTAGAACTGCAAATAAACGACCCCAATCAGGTACCAGAATGGCTATTCGTGATGTTCGCTGTTTGCACAACCGTCTTAGTATCAGTACACATCTTTGCTTTAATGATAAGCACATATTTGTTACCCAATATCGAAGCCATTAGTAAACTTCAGGTATCACGACTGGTAACGGAATCCCCGCATGAGAGAATGCGTGGTTTTATAGAGCTAGCCTGGGCGTTTTCCACGGTGCTAggtttgtttctatttttagtaGAAGTAGCTATACTATGCTGGGTGAAATTCTGGGACTACTCTTTCACAGCTGCAACTGCCAGTACCATCATAGTGATTCCAGTTCTTATAGTCTTTATAGCTTTCGCCGttcatttttatcattcatTGGTAGTATATAAGTGCGAATCCTCTGTGACTGACATGAACGAATTAGAGAGCATAAAACGGAATTTAGATAACGTCACAATGGGACAGAGCAGCGTGTAA